Proteins encoded together in one Planctomyces sp. SH-PL14 window:
- a CDS encoding type III pantothenate kinase, whose protein sequence is MSGAVRDLIVVDCGNTRIKFARFEDRGADALPQLCEFAAPLCGAAIDWEELRGWPFQSRPVPGYVSGSNPPEVARVLREWPADWRKPIEKCDRRELSIPLLVDFPDRVGMDRALNAVAARALLSAGQSAVIVDSGTTVTVDVVSEAGFHGGAILPGFELSAKALNEYTALLPLIEHHRHYDSTPPSIGRNTEAALSSGLYWGHVGAVKELVARESEELRAGSTAPFPPPLLILTGGAARLLMPYLPGARFEPMLALQGLAHLAFRETA, encoded by the coding sequence GTGAGCGGGGCGGTCCGGGACCTCATCGTCGTCGACTGCGGCAACACGCGGATCAAGTTCGCCCGCTTCGAAGACCGCGGAGCGGACGCCTTGCCGCAGCTCTGCGAGTTCGCCGCTCCCCTGTGCGGCGCGGCGATCGACTGGGAGGAACTCCGTGGCTGGCCGTTTCAGAGCCGACCGGTCCCGGGCTATGTCTCCGGCTCGAATCCGCCCGAGGTCGCCCGCGTTCTCCGCGAGTGGCCGGCGGACTGGCGGAAGCCGATCGAGAAATGCGATCGCCGGGAGCTGTCGATCCCGCTCCTCGTCGACTTTCCCGATCGGGTCGGGATGGACCGGGCCCTCAACGCTGTCGCGGCGCGGGCGCTCCTCTCCGCGGGACAGTCGGCGGTGATTGTCGACAGCGGGACGACGGTGACGGTCGATGTCGTCTCGGAAGCGGGGTTTCACGGCGGAGCGATCCTGCCCGGCTTCGAGCTCTCGGCCAAGGCGCTCAACGAATACACCGCGCTCCTTCCCCTGATCGAGCATCACCGGCACTACGACAGCACGCCCCCCTCGATCGGCCGGAACACCGAAGCGGCCCTCAGCAGCGGCCTCTACTGGGGGCACGTCGGGGCGGTGAAGGAACTCGTCGCTCGGGAAAGCGAAGAACTGCGGGCCGGCAGCACGGCTCCGTTCCCGCCCCCCCTCCTGATCCTGACCGGTGGAGCGGCGCGGCTCCTCATGCCGTACCTGCCGGGAGCGCGGTTCGAGCCGATGCTCGCCCTCCAGGGACTGGCCCACCTCGCGTTCCGCGAAACTGCCTGA
- a CDS encoding MMPL family transporter, which produces MPRALSALVGVVASYPRVTLFLAAAIVVAAAGITATGLKFKTSRADLIDPTADFHQRWTHYVERFGDQNDIVVVVEGNRPAAIRSVLDELGGRIEADDRHFRNTLYRIDPSSLRSKGLQYLSPHSLEGLASQLEVYSPVLEGNWKRAGLQLYIQNLSHFLRKADRAGRTEDVQNLLGQCQLLANSLDLFFRDPGDPSSFVSPWPQLVDGGERLAGLDLSVRYLMNRKETMGFLITMPTIVNQDFSGSSASIRRLRQIVDAVGREHESAGIRIGLTGIPILESDEMSRSQRDMSWATLLSFAGVAAILLIGFRGLRHPMLAMLMLLAGIAWTIGFTTLAIGHLTILTISFAALLAGLGIDFAIHFLSRYLALRHEGKDLINALRGTAGTIGTGILTCAATTALAFGAASFTSFLGVAELGVISGAGIVCCALAVFFVLPPLIALADRKRTATNLPRPLQARALRWVTREVPWPLALAGLCVAIGCLGAAFEWTGGRPKLRVRYDGNLLHMQARGVESVELQDRLFRESDSSLLYAVSLASNPAEARRLQERLAALPSVGKVEDILDFLPAYPASETQLLVQAIHARLSRLAPLPAQLANVNPGDIGDQQLETLHTALSSRSEPAAKQAAASLDRFLDTFAALPVQQQSLLINGYQQAMLRALHGQFAHLLAISNPVPVSADELPAGLRSRFLSPQGDWLLRVFPREQVWDETALATFVEEVRSVDAEATGTPLQNYEAAVQIRDSYLHAGIYAFVVVFGALLVDFLRPVPRLLALASPLLVMGFAFWIRRSGPSVLDQPVVAAGMALAVAVAVSAVFDFRNLSLACLALLPPVLGGGMLLGLMALLRVDFNPANMIVLPLILGIGVDYGVVLVHEYRASDGPFCVAGSTVNALLLTSTTTMAGFGSMLIAAHQGLVSLGLVLLLGIVCVLFVALVPVSALLTGISLTRRTDSRESPARIGLPSPRPPSASAAGPGPHFRDWVDAGTVPPAAIVTER; this is translated from the coding sequence GTGCCGCGCGCCCTGAGCGCGCTCGTCGGAGTCGTGGCGTCCTATCCCCGCGTCACGCTGTTCCTCGCCGCCGCCATCGTCGTCGCCGCAGCCGGGATCACTGCTACCGGCCTCAAGTTCAAAACAAGCCGCGCCGACCTGATCGACCCCACGGCCGACTTCCACCAGCGGTGGACCCACTACGTCGAACGCTTCGGCGACCAGAACGACATCGTCGTCGTCGTCGAAGGAAACCGCCCCGCCGCCATCCGCTCCGTCCTCGATGAACTCGGAGGAAGGATCGAGGCCGACGACCGCCACTTCCGAAACACCCTCTACCGCATCGATCCCTCCTCGCTCCGGTCCAAAGGACTGCAGTACCTCTCCCCGCACTCTCTCGAAGGACTCGCCTCGCAGCTGGAGGTCTACAGCCCGGTCCTCGAAGGGAACTGGAAACGGGCGGGGCTCCAACTCTACATCCAGAACCTCAGCCACTTCCTGCGGAAAGCAGACCGCGCGGGCCGGACCGAAGACGTCCAGAACCTGCTGGGCCAGTGCCAGCTCCTCGCCAATAGCCTCGATCTCTTCTTCCGCGACCCGGGCGATCCGTCGAGCTTCGTCTCGCCGTGGCCACAACTGGTCGACGGCGGAGAGCGGCTGGCCGGTCTCGATCTCTCCGTGCGGTATCTCATGAACCGCAAGGAGACGATGGGCTTCCTCATCACGATGCCGACGATCGTGAACCAGGACTTCTCCGGCAGCTCCGCCTCGATCCGCCGCCTGCGGCAGATCGTCGACGCCGTCGGACGCGAGCACGAGTCGGCCGGCATCCGGATCGGCCTGACCGGAATCCCGATCCTCGAGAGCGACGAGATGAGCCGCTCCCAGAGGGACATGTCGTGGGCGACGCTCCTCTCTTTCGCCGGGGTCGCCGCGATCCTGCTGATCGGCTTCCGCGGGCTCCGGCATCCGATGCTGGCCATGCTGATGCTCCTGGCGGGGATCGCCTGGACGATCGGCTTCACGACCCTGGCGATCGGCCACCTCACGATTCTGACCATCTCCTTCGCGGCACTGCTCGCAGGACTCGGCATCGACTTCGCGATCCACTTCCTCTCCCGCTACCTCGCCCTCCGCCATGAGGGGAAAGACCTCATCAACGCCCTTCGGGGGACCGCCGGGACGATCGGCACCGGGATCCTGACCTGCGCGGCGACGACCGCGCTCGCCTTCGGCGCCGCCTCCTTCACGAGCTTTCTCGGGGTCGCCGAGCTCGGCGTCATCTCTGGAGCGGGGATCGTCTGCTGCGCCCTGGCGGTGTTCTTTGTCCTGCCGCCGCTCATCGCGCTAGCGGATCGAAAGCGAACCGCAACCAATCTTCCCCGTCCGCTCCAGGCCCGAGCCCTGCGGTGGGTGACGCGGGAAGTCCCCTGGCCCCTGGCCCTGGCGGGGCTGTGCGTCGCGATCGGATGTCTGGGAGCCGCGTTCGAATGGACGGGCGGACGTCCGAAGCTGCGGGTCCGGTACGATGGCAACCTGCTCCACATGCAGGCCCGCGGCGTCGAGTCGGTCGAGCTCCAGGACCGGCTGTTCCGCGAGTCCGACAGTTCGCTGCTCTACGCCGTCTCTCTCGCGTCGAATCCCGCGGAAGCCCGCCGTCTCCAGGAGCGGCTCGCGGCCCTCCCGTCGGTCGGAAAAGTCGAGGACATTCTCGACTTCCTGCCCGCCTATCCGGCGTCGGAAACGCAGCTCCTCGTCCAGGCGATCCACGCCCGCCTCTCCCGCCTGGCGCCGCTCCCGGCTCAGCTGGCGAACGTCAATCCCGGCGACATCGGCGATCAACAGCTCGAAACGCTCCACACCGCCCTCAGCTCCCGTTCCGAGCCGGCTGCCAAACAGGCGGCGGCCTCTCTCGACCGGTTCCTCGACACGTTCGCGGCGTTGCCGGTCCAGCAACAGTCGCTGCTCATCAATGGCTACCAGCAGGCGATGCTGCGGGCCCTCCATGGCCAGTTCGCCCATCTCCTGGCGATCTCGAATCCGGTCCCCGTTTCCGCGGATGAGCTCCCCGCCGGACTGCGAAGCCGCTTCCTCAGCCCGCAGGGGGACTGGCTCCTCCGCGTTTTTCCCCGCGAACAGGTGTGGGACGAGACCGCCCTGGCGACGTTTGTGGAGGAGGTCCGGTCGGTCGACGCCGAAGCGACCGGGACGCCGCTTCAGAACTACGAAGCGGCCGTGCAGATCCGGGACAGCTACCTCCACGCGGGAATCTACGCCTTCGTGGTCGTGTTCGGTGCGCTGCTGGTCGACTTCCTCCGTCCGGTCCCGCGGCTGCTGGCCCTCGCCAGCCCGCTGCTCGTCATGGGCTTCGCCTTCTGGATCCGCCGCTCCGGCCCTTCGGTCCTCGACCAGCCGGTCGTTGCCGCGGGCATGGCCCTCGCGGTGGCGGTCGCGGTCTCAGCGGTCTTCGACTTCCGGAACCTGTCGCTGGCCTGCCTGGCCCTCCTGCCGCCGGTCCTGGGCGGGGGGATGCTGCTGGGGCTGATGGCCCTCCTTCGAGTCGATTTCAATCCGGCGAACATGATCGTGCTGCCGCTGATCCTGGGGATCGGTGTCGACTACGGAGTCGTCCTCGTTCACGAGTACCGGGCCAGCGATGGACCGTTCTGCGTCGCGGGAAGCACGGTGAACGCTCTGCTGCTGACCTCGACCACCACGATGGCGGGCTTCGGCAGCATGCTGATCGCTGCCCACCAGGGACTGGTGAGCCTGGGGCTGGTTCTGCTGCTGGGAATCGTGTGCGTCCTGTTCGTGGCCCTTGTGCCGGTGTCCGCCCTCCTGACCGGGATCTCACTCACACGGCGGACGGATTCGCGTGAGAGTCCCGCCCGGATCGGCCTCCCGTCGCCCCGCCCGCCCTCGGCGTCGGCCGCAGGTCCCGGGCCGCACTTTCGCGATTGGGTCGACGCCGGGACCGTGCCGCCGGCTGCCATCGTTACCGAACGCTGA
- a CDS encoding tyrosine-type recombinase/integrase: MTPEFWSRGAMVAKSTASRARVKAAKPAKPYPTFPCYSHSSGRWAAKVRGKTHFFGRWGVKEGASIVPVSDVLASAEAAKAEYDRQIFYLKKGQPVPAAPADDGPDIFDLREAFLGVKEADVKSGKRSPRTYKRYQRAADTLRKFFGDDKLLASITVADFTRLYAYLNRGGKLNVVSLGNDIRHIKIVLKYAYDSEMIERPFRYGPVFKMPTAKEVRLADQAHRREHGRRFMEASQLRYLLAYLDGTGTVPRKRTPSSTALRAMILLGVNCGFGQTDVANLETTHLDLDRGWVDYPRNKTAVERRIPLWPETVAELREALAVRPKPKSAAERNCVFLTLHGLRWVRNTKRGNTIDGIGRAFSDVLDLLKLKRLRLSYYCLRHITETVGGKCRDQVAVDWVMGHAPSFGDMSAAYREGIDDDRLLAVTNTIREWLFGGGTL, translated from the coding sequence ATGACACCTGAGTTTTGGAGCAGAGGTGCCATGGTGGCCAAGTCTACGGCCTCGCGCGCTCGCGTAAAAGCGGCGAAGCCTGCGAAACCATACCCGACCTTTCCCTGCTACAGCCATAGCAGCGGGCGTTGGGCAGCGAAGGTTCGGGGCAAGACCCACTTTTTCGGGCGGTGGGGCGTCAAAGAGGGGGCGTCAATCGTCCCCGTCTCCGACGTGCTGGCGTCGGCGGAGGCGGCGAAAGCGGAGTACGATCGCCAAATCTTCTACCTGAAGAAGGGGCAGCCAGTTCCCGCGGCGCCGGCGGATGACGGACCCGATATCTTCGACCTTCGCGAGGCCTTTCTGGGCGTGAAGGAAGCCGATGTCAAGTCCGGCAAACGCTCGCCGCGCACCTACAAGAGATACCAGCGGGCGGCCGACACCCTTCGGAAGTTCTTCGGCGACGACAAGCTACTAGCGTCGATCACCGTCGCCGACTTCACTCGACTCTACGCGTACTTGAACCGCGGGGGGAAGCTGAATGTCGTGTCGCTCGGGAACGACATCCGGCACATCAAGATCGTTCTGAAGTACGCCTATGACTCGGAGATGATTGAGCGGCCGTTCCGCTACGGGCCCGTATTCAAGATGCCGACGGCGAAGGAAGTGCGGCTCGCGGATCAGGCGCACCGACGGGAGCACGGCCGGCGGTTCATGGAGGCCAGTCAGCTCCGGTACCTGCTCGCCTACCTGGACGGCACAGGAACGGTTCCCCGGAAACGCACCCCCTCCTCGACCGCACTACGGGCGATGATCCTCCTCGGGGTCAACTGCGGGTTTGGCCAGACCGACGTCGCAAACCTCGAGACGACGCACCTTGATCTCGACCGAGGGTGGGTCGATTACCCTCGCAATAAGACGGCGGTGGAGAGAAGGATCCCGCTCTGGCCGGAGACAGTCGCAGAGTTACGTGAGGCCCTGGCCGTACGCCCCAAGCCCAAGTCAGCCGCAGAACGGAACTGCGTGTTCCTCACGCTCCACGGGCTGCGGTGGGTCCGCAATACGAAGCGCGGCAACACCATCGACGGCATTGGCCGGGCGTTCAGCGACGTCCTGGATCTGCTCAAGCTCAAGCGTCTGCGACTGAGCTACTACTGCCTCAGACACATCACGGAAACAGTCGGCGGGAAGTGCAGAGATCAGGTTGCCGTGGATTGGGTGATGGGACACGCCCCATCGTTCGGGGACATGAGCGCGGCTTACCGCGAGGGCATTGACGACGATCGTCTGCTGGCGGTCACGAACACGATTCGGGAATGGCTGTTTGGGGGAGGCACGCTGTGA
- a CDS encoding helix-turn-helix domain-containing protein, translated as MIDSAFPSPVEAITELQLLTAGDVARILQTTREKVTSLVRSGSLKPTKTLARGNYRFSRDDIRRWIEAGEGANATAESAGVAGA; from the coding sequence ATGATCGACTCCGCTTTTCCCAGTCCCGTCGAGGCAATCACAGAGCTGCAGTTGCTGACAGCCGGTGATGTCGCCCGGATCCTCCAGACGACTCGCGAGAAGGTCACTTCACTGGTTCGTTCCGGCTCCCTGAAGCCGACAAAGACGCTTGCCCGGGGGAACTACCGGTTCAGCCGGGACGATATCCGCCGTTGGATCGAGGCGGGCGAAGGGGCGAATGCTACGGCCGAGTCGGCGGGGGTGGCCGGTGCCTGA
- a CDS encoding AAA family ATPase — MVVSGATATANGLSRKGNCAADAPEPIQPRLTSEEELEELVLAGMSAGQSDDELTAAEFSTQPGRTLFRVIDKYRGENGLTPPPHVTRHLLAADRSIPDPLREELTRWLDRIEVEVSVPFSIAERHWETNVRALLDGARRKRALRALEAAHREVEHGGDLAVLDRLSQFGSNGPRGFRLEGVPLGRFLKQRTTTQYLVQTEDGRGLLARGQVCLAAGASKSLKTSIIGCDLGLALATGTPFLGEFPTVRSRVALLSGESGGNAIRACFDRIIRARNLDVPDDFDGLVFEQSLPRVSEPGHLKELHRFCLAGRFDVIIADPCYWMLANERTESGAGNLFTMGSQLQRLRDAIPDGVTLILIHHFSKTASRNGRESGEPPQMEDMSQAGFAEFARQWALIGRRSKYDGESGTHHLWLNVGGSEGHSGLWGVDIREGRQSDLGGRRWAATVRTREEVEVAKEEQADDAKEIRQDRQMDRHKAAVVKFMTLRGAVTLTDLKDAHGVRYQTARRVLQAMSEAGEAVSTKIHRENGRSYDGFALSGSHYPAPVPGTGHPLGVPAPSERRAGNTPGGDMSSDTVPHGNQ, encoded by the coding sequence GTGGTCGTCTCCGGAGCAACCGCAACAGCGAATGGACTCTCCCGCAAAGGGAACTGTGCGGCCGACGCTCCGGAGCCGATCCAGCCTCGGTTGACGTCCGAGGAGGAGCTGGAGGAACTGGTCCTGGCGGGGATGTCTGCTGGCCAGAGTGATGACGAATTGACCGCAGCGGAATTCTCGACTCAGCCGGGTCGCACACTCTTCCGAGTCATCGACAAGTACCGCGGGGAGAATGGCCTCACGCCGCCGCCGCATGTCACCCGGCATCTCCTGGCGGCCGATCGGTCGATCCCGGACCCGCTCCGCGAGGAATTGACGCGATGGCTGGATCGGATCGAAGTAGAGGTGTCCGTTCCCTTCTCGATCGCGGAGCGGCACTGGGAAACGAACGTCAGGGCCCTGCTGGACGGGGCGAGGCGGAAGCGGGCGCTCAGGGCCCTGGAAGCCGCCCATCGCGAGGTTGAGCACGGGGGCGACCTCGCCGTTCTGGATCGCCTCTCGCAGTTTGGAAGCAACGGCCCCAGAGGGTTCCGCCTCGAGGGCGTTCCCCTCGGCCGGTTCCTCAAGCAACGCACAACGACGCAGTACCTCGTTCAGACGGAGGACGGCCGCGGGCTTCTCGCGCGGGGGCAGGTCTGCCTCGCCGCGGGTGCCAGTAAGTCGCTCAAGACGTCCATCATCGGTTGCGACCTTGGGCTCGCCCTCGCCACCGGTACGCCGTTTCTGGGGGAGTTCCCCACCGTCCGCTCTCGCGTCGCCCTCCTGAGCGGCGAGTCTGGCGGGAATGCCATTCGAGCCTGCTTCGACCGCATCATTCGAGCCCGGAACCTCGACGTCCCCGACGACTTCGACGGGCTGGTTTTCGAGCAGTCCCTCCCGCGGGTGAGCGAGCCGGGGCACCTGAAGGAGCTCCATCGCTTCTGCCTCGCTGGTCGCTTCGACGTGATTATCGCCGACCCCTGTTACTGGATGCTCGCGAACGAGCGGACCGAGAGCGGCGCGGGAAACCTGTTCACGATGGGCTCGCAGCTCCAGCGGCTCCGGGACGCCATTCCGGACGGCGTGACGCTGATCCTGATTCACCACTTCTCCAAGACCGCCTCGCGCAATGGCCGCGAGTCTGGGGAACCTCCGCAGATGGAGGACATGTCGCAGGCCGGGTTCGCGGAGTTTGCCCGGCAGTGGGCGCTCATCGGGCGCCGGTCCAAGTACGACGGCGAGAGCGGAACGCATCACCTCTGGCTCAACGTCGGTGGCTCGGAAGGTCACAGCGGACTCTGGGGCGTCGACATCCGCGAGGGACGGCAAAGCGACCTGGGCGGCCGGCGATGGGCTGCGACCGTCCGGACCCGCGAGGAGGTCGAAGTCGCGAAGGAAGAGCAGGCGGACGACGCGAAGGAGATTCGGCAGGATCGCCAGATGGATCGGCACAAGGCCGCTGTCGTCAAGTTCATGACGCTTCGCGGCGCTGTCACCTTGACCGACCTGAAGGACGCTCACGGCGTTCGCTACCAGACGGCACGGCGGGTTCTGCAAGCGATGAGCGAGGCTGGCGAGGCGGTTTCCACCAAGATCCACCGGGAGAATGGTCGCTCGTACGACGGTTTTGCGCTCAGTGGTTCCCACTATCCGGCACCGGTGCCGGGAACGGGTCATCCACTAGGGGTTCCCGCCCCTTCTGAAAGAAGGGCGGGGAATACCCCTGGTGGTGACATGT